One Chryseobacterium sp. StRB126 genomic region harbors:
- a CDS encoding Crp/Fnr family transcriptional regulator yields the protein MVHNFFRSFELFSENEIEEFLKLFEIRKVSKNEYFIQEGEKCREVAFIKSGIFRSFYLADDGKDMTYCFRFPNTMMAAYSSFISGCLSKENMQAITDSELLILKKEKMDVLIQDDHNWTKFLKMIAEQEYLELENRFFQLQRDNATQRYATLLKNYPDYIQKIPLQYLASYLGITQRHLSRIRKEISF from the coding sequence ATGGTACATAATTTTTTTCGGAGTTTTGAACTGTTTTCAGAAAATGAGATTGAAGAGTTTTTAAAACTTTTTGAAATCAGGAAAGTCAGTAAGAATGAGTATTTCATACAAGAAGGTGAGAAATGCAGGGAAGTGGCATTTATAAAATCGGGAATCTTTCGTTCCTTTTATCTTGCCGATGACGGAAAAGATATGACCTATTGTTTCAGATTTCCCAATACCATGATGGCTGCCTATTCATCATTTATTTCCGGATGTCTTAGTAAAGAAAATATGCAGGCAATTACGGATTCAGAATTGTTGATCTTGAAAAAGGAAAAAATGGATGTCTTGATCCAGGATGATCACAACTGGACGAAGTTTTTAAAGATGATTGCTGAACAGGAATATCTTGAATTGGAAAATCGGTTTTTTCAGCTTCAGAGAGATAATGCTACCCAGCGTTATGCCACGCTTCTTAAAAACTATCCGGATTATATTCAGAAAATTCCGCTACAGTATCTGGCTTCTTACCTCGGTATTACCCAACGTCATTTAAGCCGTATAAGGAAAGAGATTTCTTTTTAG
- a CDS encoding aminopeptidase P family protein, whose protein sequence is MTSKEKVAALREEMQKNNVDAFIVYSADPHMSEYLPEEWQERAWLSGFLGSAGFVVVTQDKAGLWTDGRYFTQAAIELDGSGIDLFKDGIEGTPNYIDWIVSEIPAGGKVAVNALAASNANWELLSQKLNSKNITLADIPLLKEVWKERGTPSAHPIFVHPVERAGKSVADKLSAIRQKMEEQEATVHIISSLDDVAWTSNLRGSDVQSNPVFLGYIVITKNDAVLFTGLEKLEVEARKQMDDSFVKMMPYEEFYNYLKAFKNEKILVSPNSNQQIFETLKADNQFIKAPVPGNLMKAQKNETELEGFRTVMVRDGVAMVKFLYWLTHNAGKEAMNEYSIGEKLRGFRAEGENFVGESFGSIVGYKDNGAIMHYSAKKEGSKEVTNEETILVDSGGQYLEGTTDITRTFALGIPSEEFKRNSTLVLQGLIRLSMVKFPKGTKGVHLDAIARLPLWMEGKDFNHGTGHGVGSFMNVHEGPQNIRKDLNPQDLLPGMVLSNEPGYYLEGHYGIRHENLIAVKEAEKTIHGTFYEFETLTFCPFFKDTVVKEILSESEIAWLNDYHKTCEEKIAPYLEGEVKEWFLQLVSPL, encoded by the coding sequence ATGACTTCAAAGGAAAAAGTTGCTGCGCTTCGTGAAGAAATGCAGAAAAATAATGTTGATGCATTTATAGTATATTCTGCAGATCCGCACATGAGTGAGTACCTTCCTGAAGAATGGCAGGAAAGAGCATGGCTGTCAGGATTTTTAGGTTCTGCCGGTTTTGTGGTAGTAACTCAAGACAAAGCAGGTCTTTGGACAGACGGAAGATACTTTACACAAGCTGCTATTGAATTGGACGGTTCAGGAATCGACCTTTTCAAAGACGGAATAGAAGGAACTCCTAATTATATTGATTGGATTGTTTCTGAAATTCCAGCTGGAGGTAAAGTGGCTGTAAATGCTTTAGCCGCTTCTAATGCCAATTGGGAACTACTTTCTCAAAAATTGAATTCAAAAAATATTACCCTTGCTGATATTCCTCTTTTAAAGGAGGTTTGGAAAGAAAGAGGAACGCCATCTGCTCATCCCATCTTTGTACATCCTGTAGAAAGAGCTGGGAAATCTGTAGCAGATAAACTTTCTGCGATCCGTCAGAAAATGGAAGAGCAGGAAGCTACTGTTCATATTATTTCAAGTCTTGATGATGTAGCATGGACTTCCAATCTTAGAGGAAGCGATGTACAGAGCAATCCGGTATTTTTAGGATACATTGTTATCACTAAAAATGATGCAGTGCTATTCACCGGATTAGAAAAACTTGAAGTAGAAGCAAGAAAACAAATGGACGATTCTTTTGTAAAGATGATGCCTTACGAAGAATTTTATAACTACCTGAAAGCATTCAAAAATGAAAAAATATTGGTTTCTCCAAACAGCAACCAGCAGATTTTTGAAACGTTAAAGGCAGACAATCAATTTATCAAAGCTCCGGTACCGGGTAACCTTATGAAAGCTCAGAAAAATGAAACTGAGTTAGAAGGTTTCAGAACCGTAATGGTAAGAGACGGTGTGGCTATGGTAAAATTCCTTTACTGGCTAACCCATAACGCAGGAAAAGAAGCGATGAATGAATATTCCATCGGTGAAAAACTGAGAGGCTTCCGTGCTGAAGGGGAGAATTTTGTGGGAGAAAGTTTTGGTTCCATCGTAGGATATAAGGACAACGGAGCGATCATGCACTATTCTGCGAAGAAAGAAGGAAGTAAAGAAGTTACCAATGAAGAGACAATCCTTGTAGATTCAGGAGGTCAGTATCTTGAAGGAACTACAGACATTACAAGAACTTTTGCATTAGGAATCCCTTCTGAAGAGTTCAAAAGAAATTCTACATTGGTATTGCAGGGACTGATCCGTTTATCAATGGTAAAATTCCCTAAAGGAACAAAAGGAGTACACCTGGATGCCATTGCAAGACTTCCCTTATGGATGGAAGGCAAAGACTTCAACCATGGAACAGGACATGGAGTAGGAAGCTTTATGAACGTTCACGAAGGTCCGCAGAATATCAGAAAAGACTTAAACCCTCAGGATCTTCTTCCTGGAATGGTCTTGTCCAACGAGCCTGGTTACTATCTTGAAGGACATTACGGAATTCGTCATGAGAACCTTATTGCTGTAAAAGAAGCAGAGAAAACAATTCATGGAACATTCTATGAATTTGAAACATTAACGTTCTGCCCGTTCTTTAAAGATACCGTGGTAAAGGAAATTCTTTCAGAAAGTGAAATTGCATGGCTGAATGATTACCATAAAACATGTGAAGAAAAAATAGCTCCTTATTTGGAAGGAGAAGTGAAAGAATGGTTCTTACAACTGGTAAGCCCATTGTAA
- a CDS encoding DUF6526 family protein, with protein sequence MKQQNYNNHRKFYPPHHFIYLPLLIVLEILGIYKIWDDPGNQLVWILFSIVIFLLFYLAFMTRQHYALGLQNRMVVLEFRQRYFEIFNRRSDETVEKLRFDQIAALRFTYDEEFKELLYKALHENISGDEIKRSIKNWKADKLRI encoded by the coding sequence ATGAAACAGCAGAACTATAATAACCACAGAAAATTTTATCCACCGCATCATTTTATTTATCTCCCTTTATTAATTGTACTGGAGATTTTAGGAATCTATAAAATCTGGGATGATCCCGGGAACCAGCTGGTCTGGATCTTATTTTCAATTGTGATTTTTCTGCTTTTTTATCTGGCGTTTATGACCAGACAGCATTATGCATTGGGACTTCAGAACCGTATGGTCGTCCTTGAATTTAGACAGCGGTATTTTGAGATTTTTAACAGAAGATCTGATGAAACCGTTGAAAAATTAAGGTTTGACCAGATTGCAGCTCTGAGATTTACATATGACGAAGAATTTAAGGAGCTTTTGTACAAAGCACTTCATGAGAATATTTCAGGAGATGAGATCAAAAGATCCATCAAAAACTGGAAGGCTGACAAGCTCCGAATTTAA
- a CDS encoding helix-turn-helix domain-containing protein has protein sequence MEVLSNFQYKKLFLPNITEKILANNADIQLYRIENYLKGILMPVIPYRTTFNFIIFVTNGHIKQYLENKEYHAEKGGVIFIKQGTITATVELSDDVEGFFLAYENNILSEQELPKHKSSIFFMTPFLNLDSLTYGTITQLLPIMEQELWLNNLNINDVVVTMLHLILIKILSTDSDTHHKSATRPMELSLQFRDLLFKYHVVEKRVAFFADKLSVTESYLNKCVKSVTQKSPKQWINEIDINYSKALLHSSKDIAEIAYELNFHTASHFTQLFKKIAGVTPKEYRTQFLSNRVTG, from the coding sequence ATGGAAGTATTATCCAATTTTCAGTACAAAAAACTTTTTCTGCCGAATATCACGGAGAAAATATTAGCCAATAATGCGGATATACAGCTTTACCGGATAGAGAATTACCTCAAAGGTATTTTGATGCCGGTGATTCCATACCGCACTACGTTTAACTTTATCATTTTCGTTACTAACGGACACATCAAGCAGTATCTTGAAAATAAAGAATATCATGCTGAAAAAGGTGGCGTCATCTTTATCAAACAGGGAACTATTACCGCTACAGTAGAACTTTCCGATGATGTTGAAGGCTTTTTCCTGGCTTATGAGAATAACATCCTTTCCGAACAGGAATTGCCCAAACATAAGAGCAGTATTTTCTTTATGACGCCTTTCCTGAATCTGGATAGCCTGACTTACGGAACCATTACCCAACTTCTTCCCATTATGGAACAGGAATTATGGCTGAATAATCTGAATATAAATGATGTTGTAGTCACTATGCTTCACCTTATCCTCATCAAAATATTGAGTACAGATTCAGATACCCATCATAAATCTGCTACACGCCCCATGGAACTATCCCTTCAGTTCCGGGATCTATTATTTAAATATCATGTAGTAGAAAAGCGGGTGGCATTCTTTGCCGATAAATTATCTGTAACAGAAAGTTATCTGAATAAATGTGTGAAAAGTGTCACTCAAAAATCTCCAAAACAATGGATCAATGAGATCGATATCAATTACAGTAAAGCGCTATTGCATTCAAGTAAAGATATTGCGGAGATCGCTTATGAATTGAATTTTCATACTGCATCCCATTTTACCCAACTTTTCAAAAAAATTGCCGGAGTTACTCCTAAAGAATACAGAACGCAGTTTTTGAGCAATAGAGTGACCGGGTAG
- a CDS encoding TonB-dependent receptor gives MKITKIAAAFLVMAFSGKMMAQETEKQMLIKDADDQFPIADVLVKYGHGNSHTHTGTDGTFAIPVSSLPDTLVISRQGYDEAKWVVTNEGDKNKVVFLQHKPFQISEVAINHSSFLSAITKVDLNKFPVNSAQDLLRKVPGLFIAQHAGGGKAEQLFLRGFDADHGTDVSVNVDGMPVNIVSHAHGQGYSDLHFVIPETVNNIDFGKGAYYMDRGDFNTAGYVDFQTYNGLKNSMIKLEGGSFNSKRILGMFNILHDDLGRKNAYIAAEYNYTDGPFDVKQNFNRVNIFGKYNQWLTDNDYFNIQFSTFNSSWNASGQIPERAVDEGIIGRWGSVDPTEGGKTSRTNLQMNFKHIISPSEQIDAMAFYSKYNFNLYSDFTFYLKDKDKGDEIQQTDGRNIYGAEVKYTKSFSLPNSSLNWVSGIGLRNDDINTLQLNHVYHRDMLLDKLSDVNGTETNLHAYSGLVWKTGKWTINPAVRVDHFIFNMHNLLDPELPAGQSKEATRVSPKLNFSYAQSDNVMWFLKTGMGFHSNDMRVVVTNKNENTLPYSIGADFGVRLHPFKSLIITPTVWYMDLQQEFVYVGDDAVVEPSGKSRRFGADLGIRFQPLENFYLNADINYSHARFIEEEKGQDYIPLAPVVTSTGSVNWDFLNGFSLGLQYRYLGERPAVENNSIKTKAYFVNDLVLSYNRQKWGANIQINNLFNVKWNEAQFATETQLKGEAEPITDLTYTPGSPFGVRVGVYYKF, from the coding sequence ATGAAAATAACTAAAATAGCAGCTGCTTTTCTTGTCATGGCATTTAGTGGAAAAATGATGGCGCAGGAAACGGAAAAACAGATGTTAATCAAAGATGCCGATGATCAATTTCCAATTGCAGATGTATTGGTAAAATATGGCCACGGAAATAGCCATACTCACACAGGAACAGACGGTACTTTTGCAATTCCTGTCTCATCACTCCCAGATACATTGGTTATCAGTCGTCAGGGCTATGATGAGGCAAAATGGGTTGTTACCAATGAGGGCGATAAAAATAAAGTTGTTTTTTTACAGCATAAACCTTTCCAGATATCAGAAGTCGCCATTAATCACAGTTCTTTTTTATCAGCCATTACTAAAGTGGATCTGAATAAATTCCCTGTTAATTCAGCACAGGATTTATTGAGAAAAGTACCGGGACTGTTTATTGCACAACACGCCGGAGGCGGAAAGGCTGAACAATTATTTTTAAGAGGGTTTGATGCCGATCATGGAACAGATGTAAGCGTGAATGTAGACGGAATGCCTGTGAATATTGTATCTCATGCTCATGGACAGGGATATTCCGATCTTCACTTCGTAATTCCTGAAACGGTAAACAATATCGATTTTGGAAAAGGAGCCTATTATATGGACCGTGGAGACTTCAATACTGCTGGATATGTTGATTTTCAAACCTATAATGGATTGAAAAATAGTATGATTAAACTTGAAGGCGGATCATTCAACTCCAAAAGAATATTGGGAATGTTCAATATTCTGCATGATGATCTGGGAAGAAAAAATGCTTATATCGCTGCTGAATACAATTATACCGACGGACCTTTTGATGTAAAACAGAACTTCAACAGGGTCAATATTTTCGGGAAATACAACCAATGGCTTACCGATAATGACTACTTCAATATTCAGTTCTCAACATTCAATTCCTCGTGGAATGCTTCGGGACAGATTCCGGAACGTGCGGTTGATGAAGGAATCATCGGCAGATGGGGAAGTGTAGATCCTACGGAAGGCGGTAAAACTTCCAGAACTAATTTACAGATGAATTTTAAGCATATTATTTCACCGTCTGAACAAATTGATGCGATGGCTTTTTATTCAAAATATAACTTCAATCTGTATTCTGATTTTACATTTTATTTAAAAGACAAAGATAAAGGAGATGAAATTCAGCAGACTGACGGAAGAAATATCTATGGTGCAGAAGTAAAATATACTAAAAGTTTTTCTTTGCCTAACAGTTCATTAAACTGGGTTTCAGGAATCGGTCTAAGAAATGATGATATCAATACTTTACAATTGAACCATGTTTATCATAGAGATATGTTGCTTGACAAACTTTCTGATGTAAATGGAACAGAAACGAATCTTCATGCCTATTCAGGTTTGGTATGGAAAACCGGAAAGTGGACCATCAACCCGGCAGTAAGAGTAGATCACTTTATCTTTAATATGCATAATCTGCTGGATCCTGAATTACCTGCCGGACAATCAAAAGAAGCAACCAGAGTGAGTCCTAAACTGAATTTCTCCTATGCTCAGAGCGATAATGTAATGTGGTTTCTGAAAACGGGAATGGGGTTTCATTCCAATGATATGAGGGTAGTGGTTACCAATAAAAACGAAAATACTCTTCCTTATTCCATTGGGGCAGATTTCGGAGTAAGATTACATCCATTCAAATCATTGATTATTACACCAACTGTATGGTATATGGATCTTCAGCAGGAATTTGTATATGTAGGAGATGATGCTGTAGTAGAGCCATCCGGAAAATCAAGACGTTTTGGAGCTGATCTGGGAATCCGTTTTCAGCCATTGGAAAACTTCTATCTGAATGCAGATATCAATTATTCTCATGCCAGATTTATAGAAGAAGAAAAAGGACAGGATTATATCCCATTAGCACCGGTAGTTACCAGTACAGGATCTGTAAATTGGGACTTTCTAAATGGCTTTTCTTTAGGACTACAATACCGTTATCTTGGAGAAAGGCCAGCAGTTGAAAACAACAGTATCAAGACGAAGGCTTACTTCGTTAATGATCTGGTATTGTCTTACAACCGTCAGAAATGGGGCGCTAATATTCAGATCAACAACCTGTTCAATGTAAAATGGAATGAAGCCCAGTTTGCCACAGAAACCCAGTTGAAAGGAGAAGCAGAGCCTATTACAGATCTCACCTACACACCGGGAAGTCCGTTTGGAGTAAGAGTGGGAGTGTACTATAAGTTTTAG
- a CDS encoding urea transporter, producing the protein MNEFFKKLPFLDNILKGIGQIMLQENRWTGLLFLIGIFMGSWQCGVAVLLSTAAGTFTAMKLKYDQSEINAGLYGFSAALVGVALAFLFDTTLLIWTLIILGGALAAVIQHFFIQKKIPVFTFPFIIITWILVFALHHFTHIPPSVMLSAEVVPSKYDDFLTCTNGFGEVIFQGGVISGMIFFVAVFISSPIAALYGLVASILGAGLSQFNGEPIKEIHMGLFGFNAVLSAIVFSGVKKTDGLWVLIAVLLTIAIDDLLIDNHCLDAVGGVFTFPFVAGTWITLLIQKIFLKAKE; encoded by the coding sequence ATGAACGAATTTTTCAAAAAACTACCTTTTTTAGATAATATTTTAAAAGGAATAGGGCAGATTATGCTGCAGGAAAACAGATGGACCGGGCTTTTGTTTTTGATAGGAATCTTTATGGGAAGTTGGCAGTGCGGTGTAGCAGTTTTGCTTTCAACGGCAGCCGGAACCTTTACAGCCATGAAGCTTAAATATGATCAATCTGAAATCAATGCCGGATTATATGGCTTTAGTGCCGCATTGGTAGGGGTAGCATTAGCTTTTCTGTTTGATACAACCTTATTGATTTGGACCCTTATCATTTTAGGCGGAGCATTGGCCGCTGTTATTCAGCATTTCTTTATTCAAAAGAAAATTCCGGTGTTTACCTTTCCTTTCATTATCATTACATGGATATTGGTGTTTGCATTACACCATTTTACCCATATTCCACCATCTGTAATGCTGAGTGCTGAGGTGGTTCCTTCAAAATATGATGATTTCCTTACCTGTACCAATGGTTTTGGTGAAGTTATATTTCAGGGTGGAGTAATTTCAGGGATGATTTTCTTCGTTGCTGTTTTTATCAGTTCACCAATAGCAGCTTTATATGGATTGGTCGCCTCTATTCTTGGTGCCGGATTATCGCAGTTCAATGGAGAACCAATCAAAGAAATTCATATGGGATTATTTGGATTCAATGCTGTTCTTTCAGCTATTGTATTTTCAGGAGTTAAAAAAACAGATGGTTTATGGGTGCTGATCGCGGTTCTTTTAACAATAGCTATTGATGATCTTTTAATCGATAACCACTGTCTGGATGCAGTAGGTGGAGTCTTCACTTTCCCGTTTGTAGCCGGAACGTGGATCACTCTTTTAATTCAAAAGATATTTCTTAAAGCTAAAGAATAG
- a CDS encoding membrane protein, translating into MDSTVWALLLSAVSISFIHTASGPDHYLPFIVISKSKKWSGMKTAILTVVCGLGHVLSSLILGFIGVFLGWQLNKISWFQDIRGNFSGWALLIFGGVYLVYGLIQAIRNKPHKHFDVMGDDVYVYEHNHSEVVMPQTRIKVTPLVLFMIFVMGPSEPLIPLLFYSGVKHSMSEIAVLVTSFTVTTVLTMLGMVLLGRYGYSTLFNTEKLERYMGVVSGAVVTVCGVGMVFLGW; encoded by the coding sequence ATGGATAGTACAGTTTGGGCATTACTCTTAAGTGCCGTTTCAATAAGTTTTATACATACCGCCTCAGGGCCGGATCATTATCTGCCCTTCATTGTGATTTCAAAATCTAAAAAATGGAGCGGAATGAAAACCGCAATATTAACAGTCGTTTGCGGTCTTGGGCATGTTCTGAGTTCTCTCATCCTTGGTTTTATTGGTGTGTTTCTAGGCTGGCAGCTGAATAAAATTTCTTGGTTTCAGGATATCAGAGGTAATTTCTCTGGATGGGCATTACTGATCTTTGGTGGAGTTTATCTGGTTTATGGTCTTATTCAGGCGATCAGAAATAAGCCTCACAAACATTTTGATGTGATGGGCGATGATGTTTATGTATATGAACACAATCACAGTGAAGTGGTAATGCCTCAAACAAGAATAAAAGTAACCCCACTCGTCCTTTTTATGATCTTTGTAATGGGACCGAGTGAACCATTAATTCCTTTATTATTCTATTCAGGAGTAAAACATTCTATGTCTGAAATTGCTGTTCTGGTAACGTCATTCACTGTTACTACTGTTTTAACAATGCTGGGAATGGTTCTTTTGGGACGTTACGGCTATTCAACTTTATTCAATACTGAAAAACTGGAAAGATACATGGGGGTAGTGAGCGGTGCTGTCGTGACAGTATGCGGAGTTGGAATGGTCTTCCTGGGATGGTAA
- a CDS encoding urease accessory protein UreD, whose product MDSRLKIIAGFKGGESYVKDLYVSLPFRVVSVGQRKSDKKLYQMVMSSSPGILDGDHYHLDVALEKGSSLQLQSQSYQRLFNMKDKAVQELNVTMEDETSFAYVPHPIVPHEDSNFKSKANVHIGKNSQIIISEIITCGRKHYGEVFKLRRFQNLMEIYHNNKLVVKDNVVIQPDLIPISSIGNLEQYTHQGTLIFYSTKENVDKNSLVEEIVEAAAQHIEEMEVGVSAMEDNGFVVRALGHGGELMYNFFLHVQEILWSLK is encoded by the coding sequence ATGGACAGTCGTTTAAAAATTATCGCAGGATTTAAAGGCGGAGAATCATATGTGAAGGATCTTTACGTTTCACTGCCTTTCAGAGTGGTTTCTGTAGGGCAGAGAAAAAGTGATAAGAAACTGTATCAGATGGTGATGAGCTCCTCTCCGGGAATCTTGGATGGAGACCATTATCATTTGGATGTAGCCCTAGAAAAAGGATCTTCTCTTCAACTGCAATCACAGTCATATCAGAGGCTTTTCAATATGAAAGATAAGGCTGTTCAGGAACTGAATGTAACCATGGAGGATGAAACCTCTTTTGCCTACGTTCCTCACCCAATTGTTCCGCATGAAGATTCTAACTTTAAAAGTAAAGCGAATGTTCATATCGGAAAAAACAGCCAGATCATCATCAGTGAAATTATTACCTGCGGAAGAAAGCATTATGGAGAGGTTTTCAAGCTGAGACGTTTCCAGAATCTTATGGAAATCTATCACAATAATAAGTTGGTAGTAAAAGACAATGTGGTGATCCAGCCTGACCTGATCCCGATTAGCAGTATCGGTAATCTGGAACAGTATACCCACCAGGGAACGCTGATCTTTTACAGTACAAAAGAAAATGTAGATAAAAATAGCTTAGTTGAAGAGATTGTTGAAGCTGCAGCTCAGCATATTGAAGAGATGGAAGTAGGGGTGTCTGCTATGGAAGATAATGGTTTTGTAGTAAGAGCTTTAGGACATGGTGGAGAATTGATGTACAATTTCTTTCTTCATGTTCAGGAGATTCTTTGGTCACTAAAGTAA
- the ureG gene encoding urease accessory protein UreG, protein MENRKYIKVGVAGPVGSGKTALLERLSRKLFGKYDLGVITNDIYTKEDAEFMAKNSLLPHDRIIGVETGGCPHTAIREDASMNLEAVDELAARFPEIELVLIESGGDNLSATFSPDLADVTIFIIDVAEGEKIPRKGGPGITRSDLLIINKIDLAPYVGASLEVMENDARRMRKGNPFVFTNLKTDEGLDKVIGWIKKYALLEEIEEPNLVR, encoded by the coding sequence ATGGAAAACAGAAAATATATAAAAGTAGGAGTAGCAGGCCCTGTAGGATCAGGTAAAACCGCATTATTAGAACGTTTAAGCAGAAAGTTATTCGGGAAATATGATCTTGGAGTTATTACCAATGATATTTATACGAAAGAAGATGCTGAGTTTATGGCTAAAAACAGTCTTCTTCCTCACGACAGAATTATCGGAGTAGAAACAGGAGGCTGTCCTCACACAGCCATTCGTGAAGATGCCAGTATGAACTTGGAAGCTGTAGATGAACTGGCAGCACGTTTCCCTGAAATTGAATTAGTTCTTATTGAAAGTGGAGGTGATAACCTTTCTGCAACCTTCAGCCCGGACCTAGCCGATGTTACCATCTTCATTATTGACGTTGCAGAAGGAGAAAAAATTCCTAGAAAAGGTGGGCCTGGTATTACAAGATCAGATTTACTAATCATCAACAAAATTGACCTTGCCCCTTATGTAGGAGCCAGCCTTGAAGTAATGGAGAATGATGCCAGAAGAATGAGAAAAGGAAATCCTTTTGTTTTCACCAATCTTAAAACAGATGAAGGACTGGATAAAGTGATCGGATGGATTAAAAAATACGCTCTTTTAGAAGAAATTGAAGAACCGAACCTAGTAAGATAA
- a CDS encoding urease accessory protein UreF — protein MNINFLSGLLHLADPTLPIGGYTHSNGLETYVQERIVHNAETAKEFVQNMLQYNLKFNDGAFAKLAYEAAEKGDLKTLLNLDNECNAIKCPKEIRQASQKLGLRLIKIFKRRENFPLMEAFEKAIQNKEANSHYCIVFGVYAYLMSIPLYEALLGFYYTSVAGMITNAVKLVPLGQLDGQDILFALYPVMEKTVGETIELDRDMVGLCNTAFDIRCMQHERLYSRLYMS, from the coding sequence ATGAACATCAATTTTTTATCAGGGCTTCTTCACCTTGCAGATCCCACTCTTCCCATCGGTGGTTATACCCACTCCAATGGGCTTGAAACTTATGTACAGGAAAGGATTGTTCATAATGCAGAGACAGCCAAAGAGTTTGTGCAAAACATGCTTCAGTACAACCTTAAATTCAATGACGGAGCATTTGCGAAACTGGCTTATGAAGCAGCTGAAAAAGGAGATTTAAAGACTCTTTTGAATCTTGACAATGAATGTAATGCCATAAAATGTCCTAAGGAAATCCGTCAGGCCAGCCAGAAATTAGGATTAAGGCTGATTAAAATCTTCAAAAGAAGAGAAAATTTTCCGTTGATGGAAGCATTTGAAAAAGCCATTCAAAACAAGGAGGCAAATTCTCATTACTGTATTGTATTTGGAGTCTATGCTTATTTAATGAGCATTCCTTTATACGAAGCATTATTGGGATTTTATTATACCTCAGTTGCCGGAATGATTACCAATGCTGTAAAGCTGGTACCACTGGGGCAACTGGATGGACAAGACATTCTATTTGCCTTGTATCCGGTTATGGAAAAAACAGTTGGGGAAACCATAGAACTGGACCGAGATATGGTAGGACTTTGTAATACAGCCTTTGACATCCGATGTATGCAGCATGAAAGATTGTATTCAAGACTTTATATGTCATAA
- the ureE gene encoding urease accessory protein UreE — MIINKTIGNLNENPTEKNIDYLDLEWFETTKRIQRKRTRNGVDVAIKFLKEGQRLREGDILFEDAEKVIVINVLETDAIVMVPGSLLEMGTVCYEIGNKHIPLFIQDNKVLLPFEMPMFRWLEASGFKPEKQSVKLLNLLKSNVEPHGHGSLGSTIFTKILKMAAPKDE; from the coding sequence ATGATCATTAATAAAACCATAGGCAATCTCAACGAAAATCCTACAGAAAAGAATATTGATTATCTGGATCTGGAATGGTTTGAAACTACGAAAAGAATCCAACGTAAAAGAACCAGAAACGGGGTAGATGTTGCCATCAAATTTCTAAAAGAAGGCCAACGTTTGCGCGAAGGAGATATTCTTTTTGAGGATGCAGAAAAAGTAATAGTAATCAATGTTCTGGAAACAGATGCGATTGTAATGGTTCCCGGATCTTTATTGGAAATGGGAACAGTATGCTACGAAATCGGAAATAAACATATTCCGCTTTTTATTCAGGATAATAAAGTACTGCTTCCTTTTGAAATGCCCATGTTCAGATGGCTGGAAGCAAGTGGCTTTAAACCGGAAAAACAATCCGTAAAACTGCTTAATCTCCTAAAATCCAATGTAGAACCTCACGGACATGGAAGTCTTGGTTCCACAATTTTTACCAAAATCTTAAAAATGGCTGCTCCAAAAGATGAATAA